TGCAACACAATTTGAACAGCCACATTACTTGACTAAATTGGTTCTGTACATTTTACACCGGCCCAAGGATATTTAGAATGTTTAAAACAGCTGCGATAACAGTATTTTGTCACTTTCACGTAGTCAGCCATGACATAGTTCTCATACTACTTCCCATTTAGTAGGCTATTTGAGTTTACAATATGATTTTGTAGCACATGaaatctcaggtgtagtatggtAACATTCGTTGCTTACTTTTTGTAAACAGTATATAGTAGATGAATACTTTTCACCAAACAGAATGTAGTGTGAGAATTAAGTCACAGCCTATGATGCCATCCACTTACCACCAACTGGGGCTGCTTCTTGTGGGGAAGCCATGGACTTACCGCCACCAAAGTTTCCACCATTGCCATTGTTGTAGTCGTTATAGCCATTTCCACCACCGTAGCCGCCACCCTGTCCACCACCATAACCTTGCCCTCCGCCGTAGCCGCGGTTACCGCCGCCATAACCACCAGGGCCTCCACCATAGCCACCTATAAAAAGGTAAGTTTGAATCTAAATACACGACCATCCAATAAAAAAAGTAATATCCGTGTGGCTTCTCgtttttttaaactaggcaagtcagttaagaacaaattcttattttcaatggcggcctaggaacagtgggttaactgcctgttcaggggcagaacaacagagttGTACCTTATCagttcgggggtttgaacttgcaaccttgcggttactagtccaacgctctaaccactaggctaccctgccacccctataaATAATGCATGTTGTGTTAAGTTCTTCCTACTGCAATGACATATTTACTTGTATAGCAGCTAAAATTGCATCTGATGAGAAAAGCTATTGAATGGCTATTCTAGAATCCAAATCTTACCATCACCTCCCCCATAACCATTGTTGTAACCGCCATCTCCTCCGTATCCACCCCCTCTGCCTCCTGAAACAGACGAGTCAGCGTCACCTAAAGTATATTGAAACAATCACAAGGGGTTAAGCATACAGGTTCAAGCGGAGAGAGTGGTGCAGGACCACAACATACCACGGCCATCGAAGTATCCACCATCACGGTCAAAATCATTACCTCCATATCCTCCACCTCTGCCATAGTTACCGCCACCTCCGCGGCCTGGAAAAGAAAACGCAAACTATTAGTACCAACGCAACATAAAATAAGCAACCCATGATTTAACTATGAATCAATCTTGGCAATTATAAAAAGTGACTGATCAGTACTCAAATAAAATATATGATtatgtgttggacagggatactgCTTATAGCAAGGATGTGGACTCCTTCCCAGGCCATAACATGTCCTGAAGCAGGAAATACTCGTGTCCCATGTGCAAATGTACTTACCACCCCTCATACCCACTCCTGTTGTCTGCATCTCCTGTCTGGACAAAGCTTTCCTCACTTCGCAATTGTGACCGTTCAAAGTGTGGTATTTCTGGACTGAAAATACAATGGTGGTGTTAATACAGCAGATAACTCATTAAAGTCAGCCCTTTTCATCAATACAAAGAGATTGTGTTCAGACAACTACTTACTGACAATCCTGTCCACTGCATCATGGTCATCAAACGTGACAAAGGCGAAGCCCCTCTTCTTGCCACTGGTGCGGTCGGTCATAATGTCGATTACTTCAATCTTGCCAAATTGCTCAAAGTAGTCTCGTAGGTGGGAGTCTTCAGTGTCTTCCTTGATACCTCCAACAAATATCTTTTTCACTGTGACATGAGCGCCCGGACGGCTAGAGTCCTCTCTGGAAACAGCCCTCTTGGGCTCTACCAGCCTACCATCAACCTTATGGGGGCGTGCTTCCATGGCAGCATCGACCTCGTTCACACCGGAGTAGGTGACAAACCCAAAACCTCTAGAGCGTTT
The sequence above is a segment of the Oncorhynchus nerka isolate Pitt River linkage group LG20, Oner_Uvic_2.0, whole genome shotgun sequence genome. Coding sequences within it:
- the LOC115102536 gene encoding heterogeneous nuclear ribonucleoprotein A1-like isoform X2; this translates as MSKEAPREPEQLRKLFIGGLSFETTDESLREHFEQWGSLTDCVVMRDPANKRSRGFGFVTYSGVNEVDAAMEARPHKVDGRLVEPKRAVSREDSSRPGAHVTVKKIFVGGIKEDTEDSHLRDYFEQFGKIEVIDIMTDRTSGKKRGFAFVTFDDHDAVDRIVIQKYHTLNGHNCEVRKALSRQEMQTTGVGMRGGRGGGGNYGRGGGYGGDADSSVSGGRGGGYGGDGGYNNGYGGGDGGYGGGPGGYGGGNRGYGGGQGYGGGQGGGYGGGNGYNDYNNGNGGNFGGGKSMASPQEAAPVGGNFGGGGGGGGNNYNDFGNYNNQASNYGPMKGNNFGGSGGGGGGSGGGSSGGSGGGGGGRSSGPYGGGYGGNSGGGGGGGGGGYGGGSGGRRF
- the LOC115102536 gene encoding heterogeneous nuclear ribonucleoprotein A1-like isoform X1, with the protein product MSKEAPREPEQLRKLFIGGLSFETTDESLREHFEQWGSLTDCVVMRDPANKRSRGFGFVTYSGVNEVDAAMEARPHKVDGRLVEPKRAVSREDSSRPGAHVTVKKIFVGGIKEDTEDSHLRDYFEQFGKIEVIDIMTDRTSGKKRGFAFVTFDDHDAVDRIVIQKYHTLNGHNCEVRKALSRQEMQTTGVGMRGGRGGGGNYGRGGGYGGNDFDRDGGYFDGRGGRGGGYGGDGGYNNGYGGGDGGYGGGPGGYGGGNRGYGGGQGYGGGQGGGYGGGNGYNDYNNGNGGNFGGGKSMASPQEAAPVGGNFGGGGGGGGNNYNDFGNYNNQASNYGPMKGNNFGGSGGGGGGSGGGSSGGSGGGGGGRSSGPYGGGYGGNSGGGGGGGGGGYGGGSGGRRF
- the LOC115102536 gene encoding heterogeneous nuclear ribonucleoprotein A1-like isoform X4 yields the protein MSKEAPREPEQLRKLFIGGLSFETTDESLREHFEQWGSLTDCVVMRDPANKRSRGFGFVTYSGVNEVDAAMEARPHKVDGRLVEPKRAVSREDSSRPGAHVTVKKIFVGGIKEDTEDSHLRDYFEQFGKIEVIDIMTDRTSGKKRGFAFVTFDDHDAVDRIVIQKYHTLNGHNCEVRKALSRQEMQTTGVGMRGGRGGGGNYGRGGGYGGDADSSVSGGRGGGYGGDGGYNNGYGGGDGGYGGGPGGYGGGNRGYGGGQGYGGGQGGGYGGGNGYNDYNNGNGGNFGGGNFGGGGGGGGNNYNDFGNYNNQASNYGPMKGNNFGGSGGGGGGSGGGSSGGSGGGGGGRSSGPYGGGYGGNSGGGGGGGGGGYGGGSGGRRF
- the LOC115102536 gene encoding heterogeneous nuclear ribonucleoprotein A1-like isoform X3, whose protein sequence is MSKEAPREPEQLRKLFIGGLSFETTDESLREHFEQWGSLTDCVVMRDPANKRSRGFGFVTYSGVNEVDAAMEARPHKVDGRLVEPKRAVSREDSSRPGAHVTVKKIFVGGIKEDTEDSHLRDYFEQFGKIEVIDIMTDRTSGKKRGFAFVTFDDHDAVDRIVIQKYHTLNGHNCEVRKALSRQEMQTTGVGMRGGRGGGGNYGRGGGYGGNDFDRDGGYFDGRGGRGGGYGGDGGYNNGYGGGDGGYGGGPGGYGGGNRGYGGGQGYGGGQGGGYGGGNGYNDYNNGNGGNFGGGNFGGGGGGGGNNYNDFGNYNNQASNYGPMKGNNFGGSGGGGGGSGGGSSGGSGGGGGGRSSGPYGGGYGGNSGGGGGGGGGGYGGGSGGRRF